One stretch of Balneola sp. MJW-20 DNA includes these proteins:
- the recF gene encoding DNA replication/repair protein RecF (All proteins in this family for which functions are known are DNA-binding proteins that assist the filamentation of RecA onto DNA for the initiation of recombination or recombinational repair.), with amino-acid sequence MHIDHLELRNFRNHLDTKVDWVPGLNVITGPNGAGKTSLIDAIHYLCMSRSFVSNSDMYVIHQDESYFMISGQFKGNIRKEFKVSCSYSRGEGKKIFVNDSPLDRLSDLIGMVPVVVLAPDDKKLTLEGPVERRSFIDGFISQISPAYLRDLIEYRKIRKQRNTLLQEFRGPREQLEIYLEPWDMQLAEAGARIVSRRKEVLDKFSHYLENDYTLISGMDMTTRLEYQTFCNAGAEVDEIRDEYLQLLSDARDKEIEREQTTIGPHRDEIVFYLNDFELRKYGSQGQHRLFALSLKLAQLHYYSDELDDLPILMLDDVFGDLDISKIEILLNALQEHKGQTFITSANPVPFKDYVDFDGTNNKFYRVDQAEIIPA; translated from the coding sequence ATGCATATTGATCACCTTGAATTAAGGAATTTCCGGAATCATTTGGACACGAAAGTGGACTGGGTACCGGGCCTCAATGTGATCACAGGACCGAACGGTGCAGGTAAGACCAGTCTGATCGATGCGATCCATTATTTGTGTATGTCGAGGAGTTTTGTGAGCAACTCTGATATGTATGTGATCCACCAGGATGAAAGTTATTTTATGATCAGCGGACAGTTCAAAGGTAATATCCGCAAAGAATTTAAGGTCAGCTGTTCTTACTCACGAGGAGAAGGAAAAAAGATATTTGTTAATGACTCTCCCCTGGATCGCCTTTCGGACCTTATCGGTATGGTGCCGGTAGTAGTACTGGCCCCTGACGATAAAAAGCTAACTTTGGAAGGGCCGGTTGAGCGTCGTTCTTTTATAGACGGGTTTATCAGCCAGATCTCACCGGCTTATCTCAGAGACCTTATTGAATACCGTAAGATCCGCAAACAACGAAATACCTTATTACAGGAATTCAGAGGGCCGCGTGAACAGCTGGAGATCTATCTGGAACCCTGGGATATGCAGCTGGCAGAAGCAGGCGCCAGAATTGTATCACGCCGCAAAGAAGTACTGGATAAATTCAGTCACTATCTGGAAAACGATTATACCCTTATCTCCGGCATGGATATGACTACCCGGCTGGAATATCAGACCTTTTGCAATGCCGGTGCGGAAGTGGATGAGATCCGTGATGAGTATTTGCAGCTGCTTTCCGATGCCAGGGATAAAGAGATCGAACGCGAGCAAACGACCATCGGCCCGCACCGGGATGAGATCGTCTTTTATCTGAACGACTTTGAGCTGAGGAAGTACGGATCTCAGGGACAGCACCGCTTATTTGCTCTTTCATTAAAGCTGGCCCAGCTGCACTATTATTCAGACGAACTGGATGATCTGCCCATTCTTATGCTGGATGATGTTTTTGGAGATCTGGATATTTCCAAGATTGAGATATTACTGAATGCTCTGCAGGAACACAAAGGTCAGACCTTTATAACTTCAGCTAATCCGGTACCCTTTAAGGATTATGTTGATTTTGACGGAACTAATAACAAGTTTTATCGGGTAGATCAGGCCGAAATAATACCGGCATGA
- a CDS encoding DUF721 domain-containing protein, whose amino-acid sequence MRFDPPKSLNDVLKEYLDKFPRKHQLKQGMILSYWDEVVGERIASQTEDLHFEGTKLVMRVKNPSWRHEIHANRFNIIKRLNARINSDVVTELIVRA is encoded by the coding sequence GTGAGATTCGATCCTCCGAAATCCCTGAATGATGTACTTAAAGAGTACCTCGACAAATTCCCGCGAAAGCATCAGCTGAAGCAGGGGATGATCCTGTCGTATTGGGATGAGGTAGTTGGGGAAAGGATCGCCTCTCAGACCGAGGATCTTCACTTTGAAGGCACGAAACTGGTCATGAGGGTCAAGAATCCCTCCTGGCGACATGAGATCCATGCCAACCGGTTCAATATAATCAAGAGGCTGAATGCCAGGATCAATTCGGACGTAGTCACCGAACTTATTGTTCGTGCTTAG
- the smc gene encoding chromosome segregation protein SMC: MYISELNLQGFKSFAHKTKVKFDSGITSIVGPNGCGKSNIVDALRWVLGEQRPSLLRSSAMANVIFNGTAQKKALGMAEVSLTFVNDKGILPLEYSEVTITRRLYRSGDSEYLINNTSCRLKDIMELFMDTGMGSDAYSVIELKMVEEILNDKNNDRRRLFEEAAGVTKYKDQRKKTLRKLDETRKDLQRVDDLLIELRKKARSLEIQAEKAEKAKVYKEELELLDKGLTLHDHKKIQSELEPLQERIDNADKEKKEISKLNEELEENDEKARQQLVEKERQQAEAQRKVSQLHNAIRDADTTLRITREKIENEKKVIAEYAKDIEQGQIDLKELTELLDSSRSKLESFDEDLERSERSLEESKKKYSQIQQQYNRERHDLYEIEVQFSATSNELNQLQTRRIKIESRLENTEGDLERINDEITDLNDEIDNLNGEQGLIENKLEKLVVNRDELEKELEEAREKREQFADKQNEIKDEMRTLRSKKASLESEIGLMNELANSNEAFPNSVKYLIEKHRFDFKEMTTVSEIFNTDETHAVALEAALGDALNYVVVKTLDEAKQAAKILRDQKKGKATFIPLDQLSAKYEVQDGSLFDQVKSKREYSALKQLLLGNVLTFDSVEDAFKEVSNSEVVGVTYEGEVITGNKFYKSGSKSKNAGVRVGLKDKIEKLESELKKTDKEITKLDEYLQQIVTKYEKLDIAALSQALKEREQEVRRLEQQQHSLSSKVQVYQKNISELVNRKDHLKSSEGTAQEELNSIQPKQKELQNKLLELDEVQNEKKELLESLEEERAIAQSRYNDAQLKHQDLRNKVDNLEKDIRRAESGIGNVESRIESRSSMTEESKERIKGYKEQIEGLEEELASNKELKAEADEQLQKAEEAAARQRGKINEIEKELKEVRRRKEVNMELVHHLAMAKEKMEMQIQSLADHIWETYGILMKQVEQELPEDKSPEEAKERIGWLRQKLNKIGDVNPLAIEEYKEEKERLDFYEGQIQDLTDAEEKLLETIHEINETATARFNTTFERIRTNFQRVFKTLFHEDDYCDLIIEEDVEDPLEARIEIKAQPKGKRPSGISQLSGGEKTLTAIALLFAIYLVKPSPFCVLDEVDAPLDDANIERFAKMIKEFSHDTQFIIITHNKKTMSKAEMMYGVTMPETGVSRLVGVKMDEVDEIA, from the coding sequence ATGTATATATCCGAACTTAATCTGCAGGGCTTTAAGAGTTTTGCACACAAGACCAAGGTCAAGTTCGACAGCGGAATCACTTCTATTGTCGGGCCGAATGGCTGCGGAAAGTCTAATATTGTAGATGCCCTGAGATGGGTTCTGGGTGAACAACGTCCGTCACTGCTGCGCTCATCTGCAATGGCCAATGTGATCTTTAATGGTACTGCCCAGAAAAAAGCGCTGGGCATGGCCGAGGTATCCCTCACCTTCGTAAATGATAAAGGGATCCTTCCTCTGGAATACAGTGAAGTTACGATTACCAGACGACTTTATCGGTCCGGCGACAGTGAATACCTTATCAATAATACTTCCTGCCGACTAAAGGATATCATGGAACTCTTTATGGATACCGGTATGGGCTCAGATGCCTACTCCGTGATCGAGCTTAAAATGGTAGAAGAGATCCTGAATGATAAGAATAATGACCGCCGACGATTATTTGAAGAAGCCGCCGGAGTCACCAAATATAAGGATCAGCGAAAAAAGACCCTTCGCAAACTCGATGAGACCCGGAAAGATCTTCAGCGAGTGGATGACCTGTTAATCGAACTTCGAAAAAAAGCTCGTTCTCTTGAGATACAGGCCGAAAAGGCAGAAAAAGCCAAGGTTTACAAGGAAGAACTGGAGCTGCTCGATAAGGGACTGACCCTGCATGACCATAAGAAAATTCAATCTGAACTGGAGCCTCTGCAGGAAAGGATCGATAATGCCGACAAAGAGAAGAAAGAGATCAGTAAGCTCAATGAAGAGCTGGAAGAAAATGATGAGAAGGCAAGACAGCAGCTGGTCGAAAAAGAGCGGCAACAGGCTGAGGCTCAGCGAAAAGTAAGCCAGCTGCACAATGCTATCCGTGATGCCGATACCACGCTTCGTATTACCCGGGAAAAGATCGAAAATGAGAAAAAGGTCATTGCTGAATATGCCAAAGACATTGAACAGGGGCAGATTGATCTTAAGGAATTAACCGAGTTACTCGATTCCAGCCGCTCTAAGCTTGAGTCATTTGATGAAGACCTGGAACGCTCCGAGCGATCCCTGGAAGAATCCAAAAAGAAGTATTCCCAGATCCAGCAGCAGTATAACAGAGAACGTCACGATCTGTATGAGATCGAAGTACAATTCAGTGCCACCAGCAATGAACTGAATCAGCTGCAGACCAGAAGAATTAAGATCGAGTCTCGCCTCGAGAATACCGAAGGGGATCTGGAGCGTATCAATGATGAGATCACCGACCTTAACGATGAGATCGATAACCTCAATGGTGAACAAGGACTTATCGAAAATAAGCTGGAAAAACTGGTCGTGAACCGGGATGAACTGGAAAAGGAACTGGAAGAAGCCCGTGAGAAGAGAGAGCAGTTTGCCGATAAACAGAATGAGATCAAAGATGAAATGAGGACCCTTCGCTCGAAGAAAGCCTCCCTGGAATCTGAGATCGGTCTCATGAATGAACTGGCTAACTCTAATGAAGCATTTCCTAATTCCGTAAAGTATCTGATAGAAAAGCACCGCTTCGATTTCAAGGAAATGACTACAGTATCGGAGATCTTCAATACGGATGAAACACATGCGGTAGCACTTGAAGCAGCACTTGGGGATGCTTTGAACTACGTGGTAGTAAAGACTCTGGATGAGGCAAAGCAGGCTGCTAAGATCCTCCGTGATCAGAAAAAGGGTAAAGCTACCTTTATACCACTGGACCAGTTATCCGCCAAGTATGAGGTGCAGGACGGCAGCTTGTTTGACCAGGTCAAATCAAAAAGAGAATACTCGGCCCTTAAGCAATTACTACTGGGTAACGTATTGACATTCGATTCTGTTGAGGATGCATTCAAAGAGGTCAGCAACTCTGAGGTTGTTGGTGTTACCTATGAAGGTGAAGTGATCACCGGAAATAAATTCTACAAAAGTGGCTCTAAAAGTAAGAATGCTGGTGTTCGTGTTGGACTCAAAGATAAGATCGAAAAGCTTGAGTCTGAGCTGAAGAAAACCGACAAAGAGATCACTAAACTTGATGAGTACCTGCAGCAGATCGTGACCAAGTATGAAAAACTGGATATAGCTGCACTCAGTCAGGCTTTAAAAGAAAGAGAGCAGGAAGTCCGTCGCCTCGAGCAGCAACAGCACAGTCTGAGCTCCAAAGTTCAGGTCTACCAAAAGAATATCAGTGAACTGGTGAATCGTAAAGATCACCTGAAGAGCAGTGAAGGTACTGCACAGGAAGAACTAAATTCCATTCAGCCCAAACAGAAAGAACTGCAGAACAAACTGCTGGAACTGGACGAAGTTCAGAATGAAAAGAAAGAGCTGCTTGAAAGTCTGGAAGAGGAAAGGGCTATTGCTCAAAGCCGGTATAATGATGCTCAGCTGAAGCATCAGGACCTCAGGAACAAGGTTGACAACCTGGAGAAGGATATTCGCCGTGCAGAATCCGGTATTGGTAATGTGGAATCACGTATCGAATCCCGAAGTTCGATGACTGAGGAAAGTAAAGAGCGTATCAAAGGGTATAAAGAGCAGATCGAAGGACTCGAGGAAGAACTGGCTTCCAACAAGGAATTAAAAGCCGAAGCAGATGAGCAGCTTCAGAAAGCAGAAGAAGCAGCAGCAAGGCAGCGAGGTAAGATCAATGAGATCGAAAAAGAACTAAAAGAAGTTCGCCGCCGTAAAGAAGTAAATATGGAACTGGTACACCATCTGGCAATGGCCAAAGAGAAGATGGAGATGCAGATACAGTCACTGGCTGACCATATCTGGGAGACCTACGGGATCCTGATGAAGCAGGTTGAGCAGGAGCTTCCGGAGGATAAAAGTCCCGAAGAAGCCAAAGAACGTATCGGCTGGCTGCGGCAAAAGCTGAATAAGATCGGGGATGTCAACCCGCTCGCAATTGAAGAATATAAGGAAGAGAAAGAGCGGCTTGATTTCTATGAGGGCCAGATACAGGACCTTACAGATGCAGAAGAGAAACTGCTCGAAACCATTCATGAGATCAATGAGACGGCAACGGCCCGGTTCAACACTACTTTTGAAAGAATTAGAACCAATTTTCAACGGGTATTCAAGACCCTGTTCCATGAAGACGATTACTGTGATCTGATCATTGAAGAAGATGTGGAAGATCCCCTGGAGGCCCGCATCGAGATCAAGGCTCAGCCAAAAGGGAAGCGACCCTCCGGCATCTCACAGCTGTCCGGTGGTGAAAAAACCCTGACCGCTATTGCCCTGCTTTTTGCGATCTACCTGGTAAAGCCCTCTCCTTTCTGCGTACTCGACGAGGTAGATGCTCCCCTGGATGATGCGAATATTGAACGCTTTGCCAAAATGATCAAAGAATTCAGTCACGATACCCAGTTCATCATCATTACTCACAATAAGAAAACCATGAGTAAAGCTGAGATGATGTATGGGGTGACCATGCCAGAAACCGGTGTATCCCGCCTCGTTGGTGTGAAGATGGACGAAGTGGATGAGATCGCTTAA
- a CDS encoding endonuclease, with protein MKKLTALILVTIFTLGVLRAQDDSIAAELDGQQLITFLQDNYSVSTSLSYNGARDYMFQDFDTLNGGVRGVYSGYTYTYSGSPDRIEAQENGFNTEHTWPQSFFDQDLPMRSDIHHLFITRVDVNGARSNFRFDEIPDQQTSTWYRLDQNQSSIPTSNIDEYSELLSNTSFEPREDFKGNIARAIYYFWTVYQDDPSITGDATNNAAFFEEMKPVLLEWHDMDPVDQREVERSLDIEGVQGNRNPFIHDTTLVRRAYYGASGVSIEEPDALPSGIRLDQNYPNPFNPVTNIPFSLDQSRKVSLKVYSRNGKLVQTITEQSYPAGNHTVRFDASGLSSGVYYYILKAGSQQILKKMTLIK; from the coding sequence ATGAAGAAACTTACGGCTTTAATATTAGTTACTATTTTCACATTAGGTGTCCTCAGGGCCCAGGACGATTCCATTGCTGCAGAGCTGGATGGGCAGCAGCTGATCACCTTTCTGCAGGATAACTACTCGGTTAGTACATCTCTGTCTTACAATGGTGCCCGGGATTATATGTTTCAAGATTTTGACACTCTGAACGGGGGAGTCAGAGGAGTGTATTCCGGTTATACTTATACCTACTCAGGAAGCCCGGATCGTATTGAAGCTCAGGAAAATGGATTCAATACGGAGCATACCTGGCCGCAGAGTTTCTTTGATCAGGACCTGCCGATGAGAAGCGACATTCACCACTTGTTTATCACCCGTGTGGATGTGAATGGTGCGAGAAGCAATTTTCGCTTTGATGAGATCCCGGACCAGCAAACCTCTACGTGGTATCGTCTGGATCAGAATCAGAGTTCCATCCCGACGAGTAATATCGATGAGTACAGTGAACTTTTAAGTAATACTTCCTTTGAACCGAGAGAAGATTTTAAGGGAAATATCGCCAGGGCGATCTATTATTTCTGGACAGTTTATCAGGACGATCCCAGTATCACCGGAGATGCAACGAATAACGCAGCCTTTTTTGAGGAGATGAAACCAGTCTTGCTTGAATGGCATGACATGGACCCCGTAGATCAAAGAGAGGTTGAACGCTCTCTGGATATTGAAGGTGTGCAGGGTAACCGTAATCCGTTCATTCATGATACAACACTGGTACGAAGAGCCTACTATGGGGCCAGCGGGGTAAGTATTGAAGAACCGGATGCCCTTCCCTCAGGGATACGTCTGGATCAGAATTATCCGAACCCGTTTAACCCGGTCACAAATATTCCATTCAGTCTGGATCAAAGCAGAAAGGTGAGCCTGAAAGTATACAGCCGAAACGGTAAACTGGTACAGACGATTACGGAGCAGTCATACCCGGCTGGGAATCACACTGTACGGTTCGACGCATCGGGTCTTTCAAGTGGTGTTTACTATTATATCCTGAAGGCCGGATCGCAACAGATCCTCAAGAAAATGACCCTGATCAAATAA
- the pyrH gene encoding UMP kinase produces the protein MARTYKRVLLKLSGEALLGEQGHGIDGDVLSKYAKEIKSIQEQGIQVAIVIGGGNIFRGVKGATEGMDRVQGDYMGMLATMINSMALQDALERSGVQTRLMSAIRMEAIAEPYIRRRAVRHLEKGRVVIFGAGTGNPYFTTDTAGSLRAIEIEAEVILKGTRVNGIFDSDPEKNPDAKKFDTITGDEVLKRRLSVMDLTAFTLCRENETPIIVFNMNNEGALKRIVVEGSDEGTTVIWD, from the coding sequence TTGGCCAGGACATATAAACGCGTACTACTTAAGCTTAGCGGAGAAGCATTATTAGGAGAACAGGGACACGGTATTGATGGTGATGTTCTCAGTAAATATGCTAAAGAAATAAAATCCATCCAGGAACAAGGGATACAGGTAGCCATCGTGATCGGTGGCGGTAATATCTTTCGTGGTGTGAAAGGTGCTACAGAAGGGATGGACCGCGTTCAGGGAGATTATATGGGAATGCTTGCCACTATGATCAATTCAATGGCCCTGCAGGATGCCCTGGAAAGAAGCGGCGTTCAGACCCGTCTGATGAGTGCCATTCGTATGGAAGCAATAGCGGAGCCGTATATTCGACGCCGTGCCGTTCGTCACCTGGAGAAAGGTCGTGTGGTGATATTTGGTGCCGGAACCGGAAACCCTTATTTCACCACAGATACTGCCGGATCTCTACGTGCAATTGAGATCGAAGCGGAAGTGATCTTAAAAGGAACCCGTGTTAACGGGATCTTTGATTCGGACCCGGAAAAGAATCCGGATGCCAAGAAATTTGACACCATTACCGGTGACGAAGTGCTGAAAAGAAGATTATCCGTTATGGACCTTACTGCATTTACCCTCTGCCGAGAAAATGAGACTCCTATCATTGTTTTCAACATGAATAATGAAGGAGCCCTGAAAAGGATCGTAGTCGAAGGGTCGGATGAAGGTACTACCGTAATCTGGGATTAA
- a CDS encoding YbbR-like domain-containing protein → MADNPFQSLKEALRELFGKVTGPGVEETQVKYARREKVIVFIAAYIMAISLWFIVNLNGNFSISIEMPVIIGDIPEDMALTKGLPESVNVEMTGDGWKLLGLYNDPPPVSIDVNQTEVNVFEQVRQSLSSEQDLSVTKVDPLIINISMEEKVSKKVPIIIESRITYRSRYGMIGEPRIVPDSMTITGARSQVSNIEDWVVSDTLILNDIDKDINTSIPITNKNPLVTISDEQLQYQADVSEFTEGESKVYISTRGLPRGQNVNYNPSMVTIKYDVPIEQYADVENINPFEAYVNYEQILIDSTGFVTPEIELIDDRFELRLRSFQPNSVAYFSVLDQ, encoded by the coding sequence ATGGCTGATAACCCCTTCCAATCGCTCAAAGAGGCATTAAGAGAATTATTTGGTAAAGTAACGGGTCCCGGTGTCGAGGAAACGCAGGTAAAGTATGCCCGCCGGGAAAAAGTGATCGTATTTATTGCAGCCTATATCATGGCCATATCGCTCTGGTTTATCGTTAACCTGAATGGAAACTTCTCTATCAGTATCGAAATGCCGGTCATTATCGGAGATATTCCCGAGGATATGGCGCTTACCAAAGGTCTCCCGGAAAGTGTAAATGTGGAGATGACCGGTGACGGCTGGAAATTGCTCGGGCTTTATAATGATCCTCCTCCAGTATCCATTGATGTTAATCAAACTGAGGTGAACGTATTTGAGCAGGTGAGGCAAAGCCTGAGTTCCGAACAGGACCTGAGTGTGACCAAGGTTGATCCGCTGATCATAAATATCAGTATGGAAGAGAAAGTGAGTAAGAAGGTACCGATCATTATCGAAAGCAGAATAACTTACCGAAGTCGTTATGGGATGATCGGAGAACCGCGCATTGTGCCTGATTCAATGACCATAACCGGTGCAAGGTCTCAGGTCAGTAATATTGAAGATTGGGTAGTAAGTGATACATTGATTCTTAATGATATAGATAAGGATATAAATACCAGTATACCGATCACCAATAAAAATCCTTTGGTCACGATTTCAGATGAGCAACTGCAATACCAGGCAGATGTCTCAGAGTTTACTGAAGGTGAAAGCAAAGTTTATATAAGCACAAGGGGGCTTCCCAGGGGACAGAATGTAAATTATAATCCTTCAATGGTGACTATTAAGTACGATGTGCCTATCGAGCAATATGCGGATGTGGAGAATATCAATCCCTTTGAAGCATATGTTAACTATGAGCAGATCCTTATTGACTCTACCGGGTTTGTAACCCCCGAGATCGAACTCATAGACGATCGTTTTGAACTGCGCCTACGTAGTTTTCAGCCAAACTCAGTGGCCTATTTCAGCGTACTGGATCAGTAG
- a CDS encoding 4-hydroxy-3-methylbut-2-enyl diphosphate reductase, translating to MHQHIHVNTLTLQKVARKKFDIPEMYKSPVIRKVKEATKVMDPMKKDLQPSVLDFGPVQFYVPRFFGFCYGVENAIDIAYRTVAEHPDKNIYLLSEMIHNPTVNEDLLDRGVKFLFDTDGTERIPISSLSSEDIVIVPAFGTTLEIQEELQKVGIDPYQYNTTCPFVEKVWKRGKQLGKKDYALVVHGKYQHEETRATFSHSADHSAVVVVLNPEEAKILAELMTGEKDASDFEKYFGHKSTPGFDPQKDLQRFGVINQTTMLATETQDVMDILKEAAISKFGESDILDHFADTTDTLCYATNENQSATLQLTQCDADLALVVGGYNSSNTMHLVEILEEHFPTFHVRDSEELISRAEIRHFNQWDKEIRTTIDWLPGGKEPLKIAITSGASCPDILVDEVMLKVLEYFENTRSVDEVIAPFEKELD from the coding sequence CTGCATCAACACATACACGTTAACACTTTAACACTTCAAAAAGTGGCCAGAAAAAAGTTCGACATCCCTGAAATGTATAAATCTCCTGTGATCCGAAAGGTAAAGGAGGCTACTAAAGTGATGGATCCGATGAAAAAAGATCTGCAGCCATCTGTACTGGATTTCGGACCTGTACAATTTTATGTGCCCCGGTTTTTTGGTTTCTGCTATGGAGTAGAGAATGCCATCGATATTGCTTACCGCACTGTAGCAGAACATCCCGATAAGAATATCTACCTGCTAAGTGAAATGATCCATAATCCTACCGTGAACGAGGATCTGCTGGATCGAGGCGTAAAGTTTCTATTTGATACGGACGGTACTGAAAGGATCCCGATCTCCTCTCTATCATCCGAGGACATTGTTATTGTACCCGCTTTCGGGACCACTCTGGAAATTCAGGAAGAATTGCAGAAAGTTGGCATCGACCCTTATCAGTATAACACTACCTGCCCTTTTGTAGAGAAGGTCTGGAAACGTGGTAAACAGCTGGGTAAAAAAGATTATGCACTGGTCGTACACGGCAAATATCAGCATGAGGAGACACGTGCCACCTTCTCGCACAGTGCCGATCACTCTGCAGTAGTAGTCGTACTCAATCCGGAGGAAGCAAAGATCCTTGCTGAACTTATGACCGGAGAAAAAGATGCCTCCGACTTTGAGAAATATTTTGGGCACAAATCGACCCCGGGATTCGACCCTCAAAAGGACCTGCAACGTTTTGGTGTGATCAATCAGACCACCATGCTTGCGACGGAGACTCAGGATGTAATGGATATCCTGAAGGAAGCAGCCATATCAAAGTTTGGCGAATCAGATATCCTTGATCATTTTGCCGATACAACAGACACACTGTGTTACGCCACAAATGAGAATCAGTCCGCCACGCTTCAACTCACCCAATGTGATGCTGATCTTGCTCTTGTCGTCGGGGGTTATAATTCGTCCAACACCATGCACCTGGTAGAGATCCTGGAAGAGCACTTCCCGACTTTTCATGTCCGTGACTCAGAGGAACTGATCTCCAGGGCTGAGATCCGTCACTTTAACCAGTGGGACAAAGAAATAAGAACGACGATCGACTGGCTGCCCGGCGGAAAAGAACCTTTGAAAATAGCGATCACCTCCGGTGCTTCCTGTCCCGATATTCTGGTAGACGAGGTGATGCTGAAGGTGCTGGAATATTTTGAAAATACCCGCTCTGTGGATGAAGTTATTGCCCCCTTTGAGAAAGAGCTGGATTAA
- the frr gene encoding ribosome recycling factor, with the protein MIPQELQDLIDEADMHMDEAVSFLKKELSHIRTGKASPALIDGVKVEYYGSQTPLQQLANVSAPDPRMLTVSPYDKSSMEAIEKAIMSAGLGLNPSNDGEIIRIPLPMLTEERRKELVKKTKEIAEQARISIRNARRNANDAIKKAVDEHSLPEDSKFEAEEDVQAATDKHTELVEELLSHKEEEIMTV; encoded by the coding sequence ATGATCCCACAAGAATTACAAGACCTTATCGACGAAGCTGACATGCACATGGATGAAGCGGTTTCTTTTCTTAAAAAAGAACTCTCTCACATCCGAACCGGTAAAGCAAGTCCTGCGCTGATCGACGGAGTTAAAGTAGAATACTATGGGTCTCAGACTCCACTTCAGCAGCTGGCCAATGTCAGTGCACCCGACCCGCGAATGCTCACCGTTTCTCCATATGATAAATCATCAATGGAAGCGATCGAGAAAGCGATCATGTCTGCCGGACTGGGATTGAATCCGAGCAATGATGGGGAGATCATCCGGATCCCGCTGCCTATGCTTACCGAAGAGCGACGAAAGGAACTCGTAAAAAAGACCAAAGAGATCGCTGAACAGGCCCGGATTAGTATCCGTAATGCACGCAGAAACGCCAATGACGCCATCAAAAAAGCCGTTGATGAGCACTCACTTCCCGAAGACTCGAAATTTGAAGCAGAAGAAGATGTTCAGGCAGCCACTGACAAGCACACTGAACTTGTTGAAGAGCTGCTGAGTCATAAGGAAGAAGAGATCATGACTGTCTAA